The window CGGTTTGTGTTTATGGTTGTTTCAAGCAATTTTTGGAAATTCTGTTTCGTTCAAGAAGTATGCAAACAGTAATATCAATGTTGTTGTATACATTTTGGTgtggttaagttataagtTAAATCAAAAAACAGATAACGGAATCACTAAATTGATGGATTTCTATACTGGACATATGCAAAATGTTAATGAGTATCAAAAACCTATAGACGATACTGGTGCTTATAATAGTTATTATGATcttatgaataaaaaaaagtatttgATGGAAAtgaatattaaatatatatctaaattttatgacgcatttaaatcattatgtgaAATGTATACTGAATTTGATGAAGACAATCCAAAATGCGAGAAATATTTGGAAGGTGATAatgaatttgttaaaaaatatgatcaaCTTAAGAAAGATTCGGATATTAATGAAGACGACGCATATAGTcaaatattttctatattatcaaatgattatgataatttaaaaaataaatgttattattttccaCCTCTTCTAACTTATTCACTAATTTCAATTGCacttatatttgttgcaataccaatttttttgggaatttcttataaggtaaataataaggaatttataaatcattttcattatatatatgcaaacgttaacaaaCAACCGTACACttcttaaaattttatattagtattcattatttggatttcggaaacgatttcaaaaacaaaaattaagagaaaaaataaaaaatataatgaagaaaatgattcattaatatataattcgaAGAGCAgtgactatttcaggaatattaataattattgatATATGATAAGAACtgtctatttcgaagtaatttttggtcacaatttttgcataatttttatata is drawn from Plasmodium yoelii strain 17X genome assembly, chromosome: 2 and contains these coding sequences:
- a CDS encoding PIR protein, yielding MNKEVCNMFFAVRGWFPDELDNGNYQFNDNNQYKQHFNKETYTDNDKINGLCLWLFQAIFGNSVSFKKYANSNINVVVYILVWLSYKLNQKTDNGITKLMDFYTGHMQNVNEYQKPIDDTGAYNSYYDLMNKKKYLMEMNIKYISKFYDAFKSLCEMYTEFDEDNPKCEKYLEGDNEFVKKYDQLKKDSDINEDDAYSQIFSILSNDYDNLKNKCYYFPPLLTYSLISIALIFVAIPIFLGISYKYSLFGFRKRFQKQKLREKIKNIMKKMIH